A section of the Paralichthys olivaceus isolate ysfri-2021 chromosome 14, ASM2471397v2, whole genome shotgun sequence genome encodes:
- the fam98a gene encoding protein FAM98A: MENDTIVSLEDLGYQGPLLEEGALDSAVSGGAASPEFTKLCAWIVSELRLYCKLEENVHATNCPSEAEGFQLEMSGLLSELACPYSVLTSGNVNQRLLNRTDCLLLLTFLVSELEASRMILVNSPQKKGQESGSPVFQELKGICMSLGMSKPPANITMFQFFSGIEKKLKEALSRVPPNHVGDPLMKKALGPVHLEKIEAINQALVNEYEVRRKMLLKRLDVTVQSFGWSDRAKKHAEKLAKVYPPLRSALCTASKISVAHLLATRQDFSKILRTSSGMIREKTACAINKVRMGRVPDRGGRPCEIEAPPPEMPTWQKRQDAPQGGGYHGGGGHGGGRGGYDHYSQGGRGGYERGHGERGGRGGNRGGKVQGGWGDGGGGGGGGGGGGGGGGGGRGGYNQGHFQDVGGHHGGGGRGGYGGGGNNQGGFQDPGYHGSAGSYQQDGGWHQERGGGRGGRGGRGRGGRGGQGQGGGWGGRGGPNFNHGGQFEQFFQQGGQHYNQAGFTQGRHYTS, from the exons gTACCAAGGCCCTCTGTTGGAGGAAGGAGCTCTAGATTCTGCTGTAAGTGGAGGGGCAGCTTCACCCGAGTTCACTAAGCTCTGTGCCTGGATTGTCTCAGAGCTTAGACTCTACTGCAAGTTGGAGGAGAATGTCCACGCCACGAACT GTCCAAGCGAGGCAGAGGGCTTCCAGCTGGAGATGAGTGGCCTTTTGTCAGAGCTCGCCTGTCCGTACTCTGTCCTCACCAGCGGCAATGTCAACCAGAGGCTTCTGAATAGGACAGACTGTCTGCTTCTCCTCA CCTTCCTGGTATCTGAGTTGGAGGCATCTAGGATGATCCTAGTTAACAGTCCTCAGAAGAAAGGCCAAGAGTCAGGCAGCCCAGTGTTCCAGGAGCTGAAGGGCATCTGCATGTCACTGGGCATGTCCAAACCTCCTGCCAACATCACCATGTTCCAGTTCTTCAGTGGAATAGAGAAGAAG CTGAAAGAAGCCCTAAGTCGAGTTCCACCAAATCATGTAGGAGATCCACTAATGAAGAAGGCACTTGGACCTGTGCATCTG GAAAAGATTGAAGCTATAAACCAAGCACTAGTAAATGAGTATGAGGTGAGAAGGAAGATGTTGTTGAAACGTCTCGATGTGACAGTGCAGTCTTTTGGTTGGTCTGACAGAGCGAAG AAACATGCTGAAAAGTTAGCCAAAGTTTACCCGCCCCTGCGTTCAGCCCTCTGTACTGCAAGTAAAATCTCTGTTGCCCATCTCCTTGCTACTCGACAAGATTTCTCCAAGATCCTACGTACAAGCAGTGGCATGATAAGGGAGAAGACTGCTTGTGCTATTAATAAG GTTCGAATGGGTCGAGTGCCAGACAGAGGAGGCCGACCCTGTGAGATTGAGGCTCCTCCACCGGAGATGCCCACTTGGCAGAAGCGTCAAGATGCTCCCCAGGGTGGAGGATACCATGGTGGGGGCGGGCACGGAGGCGGCAGGGGGGGCTATGATCACTACTCCCAAGGTGGCCGTGGAGGCTATGAGAGAGGACATGGAGAAAGGGGAGGTAGAGGGGGCAACAGAGGAGGGAAGGTACAGGGAGGCTGgggagatggtggtggtggtggtggtggtggtggtggtggtgggggaggaggaggaggtggtagaGGCGGTTACAACCAAGGCCACTTTCAGGATGTAGGAGGTCATcatgggggaggagggagagggggttACGGAGGAGGTGGGAACAACCAAGGAGGCTTCCAGGACCCTGGGTATCATGGAAGCGCAGGCAGTTACCAACAAGATGGAGGCTGGCATCAGGAGAGAGGCGGGGGCCGAGGAGGTCGTGGGGGCAGGGGAAGGGGTGGCCGAGGAGGACAAGGACAAGGGGGAGgctggggagggagagggggccCGAATTTTAACCATGGAGGACAGTTTGAACAGTTCTTTCAACAAGGCGGGCAGCACTACAACCAAGCCGGCTTTACTCAAGGCAGACACTACACAAGTTGA